A stretch of Veillonellales bacterium DNA encodes these proteins:
- a CDS encoding NAD(P)/FAD-dependent oxidoreductase: MASEYDVAIIGGGPAGIFTAYELIAGGCGARVVMLETGHDIYRRKCPIGEKKADHCLNCKPCSIMRGFGGAGAFSDGKYNFTTEFGGWLNEYLPKKTVEELIDYVDEINCQYGAPAEYFTTKNCTIGKQALAYDIHLLQAKVRHLGTENNLKIMEQIYEFLKDKITFLFDSTVERIRPHGAEFQLEVKGESKPITCSYLIAAPGRSGSEWFAGQCRELGLPLFNNQVDVGVRVEIPAEVFQHITDEVYEAKLVYRTKQYGDLVRTFCMNPKGYVVAENTDGIITVNGHSFRDEKLQSKNTNFALLVSNKFTEPFNEPHQYGKRIASFSNMLGGGVLLQRFGDLIKGRRTNEHRLAKSFTKPTLQATPGDLSLVLSKRHLDNIIEMIYALNNIAPGLTNDDTLLYGVEVKFYSSRLKLTGQLETEIPNMFAIGDGAGITRGLSQASASGVHVARIVGERLRSKNLK, encoded by the coding sequence GTGGCTAGTGAATATGATGTGGCGATCATCGGCGGGGGACCTGCCGGGATTTTTACAGCCTATGAATTGATTGCCGGTGGCTGCGGCGCCAGGGTAGTTATGCTTGAAACCGGTCATGACATTTATCGGCGAAAGTGCCCGATTGGCGAGAAAAAGGCAGACCACTGCCTGAACTGCAAGCCTTGCAGCATTATGCGCGGCTTTGGCGGCGCCGGGGCTTTTTCCGATGGGAAATATAATTTTACGACTGAATTTGGCGGCTGGTTAAATGAATATCTGCCGAAAAAAACAGTGGAAGAGCTGATTGATTATGTAGATGAAATCAACTGCCAATACGGTGCCCCGGCTGAATATTTCACCACAAAAAACTGCACTATCGGCAAACAGGCTCTGGCTTATGATATCCATTTGCTGCAGGCCAAAGTCCGGCATCTGGGGACGGAAAATAATTTAAAGATTATGGAGCAAATTTACGAGTTTTTAAAAGATAAAATCACCTTTTTGTTTGATTCCACGGTTGAACGGATTCGGCCCCACGGCGCTGAATTTCAGCTGGAGGTAAAAGGTGAGTCCAAGCCGATTACCTGCAGCTACCTGATTGCAGCTCCCGGTCGGTCCGGTTCGGAATGGTTTGCCGGCCAATGCAGGGAACTGGGGCTGCCGCTGTTTAACAATCAGGTTGACGTGGGTGTGCGAGTTGAAATTCCCGCCGAGGTTTTTCAGCATATTACCGATGAGGTCTATGAAGCCAAGCTGGTGTATCGTACCAAGCAATACGGGGATTTAGTACGAACGTTTTGCATGAATCCCAAGGGTTATGTGGTTGCAGAGAATACCGACGGGATTATAACCGTCAACGGGCATAGCTTCCGGGATGAAAAGCTGCAAAGTAAGAATACAAACTTTGCCTTATTGGTGAGTAATAAATTTACCGAACCCTTTAATGAACCCCATCAATATGGCAAACGAATCGCTTCTTTTTCCAATATGCTGGGGGGCGGCGTTCTGCTGCAGCGTTTCGGTGATTTAATCAAAGGACGGCGAACCAATGAACATCGGCTGGCGAAAAGTTTTACCAAGCCTACCCTCCAGGCGACTCCCGGTGATTTAAGCTTAGTGTTGTCAAAGCGGCATTTGGATAATATTATCGAAATGATTTATGCTTTGAATAATATAGCACCGGGTCTGACTAACGATGATACGCTGCTTTATGGCGTGGAAGTTAAATTTTATAGTTCCCGCTTAAAGTTAACCGGTCAATTGGAGACGGAGATTCCCAACATGTTTGCCATTGGCGACGGGGCCGGCATTACCCGTGGATTATCCCAGGCCAGCGCCAGCGGTGTTCATGTGG
- a CDS encoding YegS/Rv2252/BmrU family lipid kinase, producing MKQFLLVYNPLSGDAYFKYKLDEVVQQFQRRGCLVTPVRTERKEDTNSLVLLAKEISADGIIISGGDGTVHEVMNAMLELSIDVPVGIIPSGTSNDFATYLKLSRDLKQCAEVIARGEVRDVDIGMVNNKYFINVASAGLLTGVAHTADTLLKNTLGKVAYYLKGIEELPSFRALPMKITADGQVLEDDVFLFLVMNSGVVGSFPNLVPNAAIDDGKLDLLIVNRCRLPELMRLFICLLTGNHLNQKNVTYIQAREITIESPEDLDSDLDGELGPKLPLKIMAVSHRIRVFCSRSNAAK from the coding sequence GCAGCAGTTTCAGCGTCGGGGCTGTTTGGTTACGCCCGTGCGTACCGAGCGTAAGGAGGATACGAACAGTTTGGTTTTGTTAGCGAAGGAAATTAGCGCCGACGGGATTATTATTTCCGGCGGCGACGGAACGGTACACGAAGTAATGAATGCTATGCTGGAACTTTCTATTGATGTTCCGGTGGGGATTATTCCCAGTGGAACGAGTAATGATTTTGCAACTTATTTGAAACTGAGCCGGGATTTAAAGCAGTGTGCAGAAGTGATAGCCAGGGGTGAGGTGCGGGACGTAGATATCGGCATGGTGAATAATAAATACTTTATTAATGTCGCCAGTGCCGGGCTTTTAACCGGCGTGGCTCATACGGCGGACACCTTATTGAAAAATACCCTGGGAAAAGTGGCTTATTATCTAAAAGGCATTGAAGAGCTGCCCAGCTTCCGGGCGCTGCCGATGAAAATTACTGCCGACGGGCAGGTGTTGGAAGATGATGTATTTTTGTTTCTGGTAATGAACAGTGGCGTGGTAGGGAGTTTTCCCAATCTTGTACCTAATGCTGCCATTGATGATGGCAAGCTGGATCTGCTCATTGTGAACCGTTGCCGGCTGCCGGAATTAATGCGGCTGTTTATTTGCCTGCTGACAGGCAATCATCTGAATCAAAAAAATGTTACTTATATTCAGGCAAGAGAGATTACCATTGAATCCCCGGAAGATTTGGACAGCGATTTAGACGGAGAACTGGGACCTAAATTACCATTGAAGATAATGGCAGTGTCGCACCGTATCCGGGTGTTTTGCAGCAGGAGCAATGCTGCGAAATAA